One Methylomonas sp. LL1 DNA window includes the following coding sequences:
- the pgaA gene encoding poly-beta-1,6 N-acetyl-D-glucosamine export porin PgaA has protein sequence MNRKILAAALWLPACSLFAQATEEESYQQALEQARSGQTKPALEQLKRLANAYPHQTKYLYDYLQVLLWAERDDEVLREAERVDLTLAPAYVLETVAKAARNKGQLARAAGLYQQAALQTPDRLAPNLGIGLVLLDRKQTKAAIAHFDKLSQRFPDNPELTLTLAHALEQDRQTHRASQQFKKVLSYQPDNSNAVFGLFRTQSASQDFTAAIVTINAHRPLFTDAEWAGVKWDHAAWLIRQGQQQLAANPDNFAKTDLAIAAVTANLAALHTLKLKDAANWQTRAVADLLVALHNRQRYDEVNDSYQNAVNHNLPLPTYALLAVADSQIKNRQPAAARDLYLQIIAGEPDNLDALEGLMRAYRDAGQTQDLAPLLDQIRILAEQNPDQPRYRYDLVLGLSWLGQDDEVLRQAQAIEINSAPVYILETVGRSARNKRDYDLAEKLYKRAADQAPERLAAKLALAWLMLDRQHTVAAIGYLQQLRQIHPDAIELILTQANAEELAGQPENAAEFYRRALEIDPAQPDALRGLAFALARTGQPDQALQIAAANRTLFSDETWAELKWSHAAWLIRQGEQALSRDVRDYRAIDQAIGELQNNLTLTGQLQLKDPEIWQHRAQFDLLVALRDRRRMNDAISLYQQLLQSNVYIPVYARMAAADAYLNERHPEQARDIYLDVLQEVPDYFNAKVSLAYAYLEAEQPDLALSTAEALSEQQPEKLTIKQADGGEITAPNPNKAAADMTASLFRAYVDDLNGAQSGLERLHLQYPDNTDIHGKLAEIYYFRGWPRKARHELDAARQQAPEHFGLKLNQARVAHELRDYESEQSLTHELYSYYPEDSGANKLMQNWKRHNKPELKLFTSGGLSSNAVTGSDPLIGSNNTEIDGYLYSSPLNRNFRVFTHEGWRTALFKETEGGRGFLRTYGAGVEYAKGDTLATAEIHYDNYRSEAVGIDLGLDYQVNDHWQLFTRLSSFDNNISLRALSAQEDNTKAKSARLGATYRVNESRYFNFTQSYYNFRDGNNRYGSSITYYERWFSGPLYKFATYLNLGYSTNTRPNDGFYFNPKQDASALLTLDNDWLTYRHYETDFHQRLAVTVGNYWQDTYGSNMVGNIQYEHRWRLGSDFELSYGGVRSYRFYDDALTENWQMYLTADIRF, from the coding sequence ATGAACCGCAAAATCCTTGCCGCCGCGCTTTGGCTCCCCGCATGCAGCTTATTTGCCCAAGCCACGGAAGAAGAAAGTTACCAACAGGCGCTTGAGCAAGCTCGCTCGGGCCAAACCAAGCCCGCTTTGGAGCAATTAAAGCGTCTGGCAAACGCATACCCGCATCAAACCAAATATCTTTATGATTACTTACAAGTGCTATTGTGGGCCGAACGCGACGATGAGGTGCTGCGCGAAGCCGAAAGAGTGGATTTAACCCTAGCACCGGCCTATGTGCTGGAAACGGTCGCCAAAGCCGCCCGCAACAAGGGACAACTGGCTAGAGCCGCCGGCCTATACCAGCAAGCCGCGTTACAAACCCCCGACCGGCTAGCGCCGAACCTGGGCATCGGGCTGGTTTTGCTGGATCGAAAACAAACCAAAGCCGCGATAGCGCATTTCGACAAACTCAGCCAACGCTTTCCCGACAATCCCGAGTTGACGTTGACCCTGGCCCACGCATTGGAACAAGACCGGCAAACTCATCGCGCCAGCCAACAATTCAAAAAAGTATTGTCCTATCAACCGGACAACAGCAATGCCGTTTTCGGCTTATTCAGAACCCAATCAGCAAGCCAAGACTTTACGGCCGCCATCGTTACGATCAACGCTCATCGCCCGCTATTTACCGACGCCGAGTGGGCGGGCGTAAAGTGGGATCACGCCGCCTGGCTGATTCGGCAAGGCCAACAGCAACTGGCCGCGAACCCGGATAATTTTGCTAAAACCGATCTGGCCATTGCGGCCGTCACCGCCAACCTGGCGGCGCTGCACACACTCAAACTGAAGGATGCAGCCAACTGGCAAACCCGAGCCGTGGCTGATTTACTGGTAGCACTGCATAACCGGCAACGTTACGACGAAGTCAACGATAGCTATCAAAATGCCGTTAATCACAATCTCCCTCTTCCCACCTACGCTCTGCTGGCCGTTGCCGACAGCCAGATAAAAAATCGCCAGCCCGCCGCCGCTCGCGACCTGTATTTACAAATCATAGCCGGCGAACCGGACAATCTCGACGCGCTGGAAGGCCTGATGCGGGCTTATCGGGACGCCGGCCAGACTCAAGACCTTGCCCCACTCCTGGATCAAATTCGCATCCTGGCCGAGCAAAACCCCGACCAACCCCGTTACCGCTACGATCTGGTACTGGGTTTGTCCTGGCTGGGCCAAGATGACGAGGTCTTACGGCAAGCGCAAGCAATCGAGATAAATTCGGCACCTGTTTACATTCTGGAAACCGTTGGCCGCTCCGCTCGCAACAAGCGTGACTATGATCTGGCCGAAAAACTTTACAAACGCGCCGCCGACCAAGCCCCCGAGCGACTGGCTGCCAAACTGGCACTAGCCTGGCTGATGCTGGATCGACAACACACGGTGGCGGCAATCGGTTACTTGCAACAACTGAGACAAATACACCCGGATGCCATTGAACTGATTCTGACCCAGGCCAACGCCGAAGAGCTGGCCGGCCAACCCGAGAATGCCGCTGAATTCTATCGGCGGGCGCTCGAAATCGACCCGGCTCAACCGGATGCGCTACGCGGTCTGGCGTTCGCGCTGGCACGAACTGGTCAGCCTGACCAAGCGCTGCAAATTGCCGCCGCTAATCGGACATTATTCAGCGACGAGACATGGGCCGAACTGAAATGGAGCCACGCCGCCTGGCTGATTCGGCAAGGCGAACAAGCATTGTCCCGCGATGTGCGCGACTACCGCGCCATCGACCAGGCTATCGGCGAACTGCAAAACAACCTGACACTGACCGGACAATTGCAGCTCAAAGACCCGGAGATCTGGCAACACAGAGCTCAATTCGACCTACTGGTCGCCTTGCGCGATCGGCGCCGGATGAACGATGCGATTAGCCTTTACCAGCAACTGCTGCAATCAAATGTTTACATACCGGTTTATGCGCGGATGGCGGCGGCGGATGCCTATTTGAACGAACGCCATCCGGAACAGGCCCGAGATATTTATCTCGACGTCCTTCAAGAAGTGCCGGATTATTTCAATGCCAAAGTCTCGCTTGCCTATGCCTATTTGGAAGCCGAACAACCGGACCTGGCGCTATCCACGGCGGAAGCGTTATCGGAACAGCAACCGGAAAAGCTGACCATCAAGCAAGCCGATGGCGGCGAAATCACCGCCCCCAACCCCAACAAAGCCGCCGCCGACATGACGGCTTCGCTATTCCGCGCCTATGTCGACGACCTCAATGGCGCGCAATCCGGCCTGGAACGCCTGCACCTTCAATACCCGGATAATACCGACATCCATGGCAAGCTGGCCGAGATCTATTATTTTCGCGGCTGGCCGCGCAAAGCTCGGCACGAACTGGATGCCGCCCGCCAACAAGCCCCTGAACACTTCGGCCTGAAGCTGAACCAAGCCAGGGTGGCTCATGAATTGCGTGACTATGAATCGGAACAATCGCTGACGCACGAACTGTATAGTTACTATCCGGAAGATTCCGGCGCCAATAAACTGATGCAAAACTGGAAGCGGCACAATAAACCCGAGTTAAAGTTATTTACCAGCGGCGGCCTTAGCTCCAATGCCGTAACCGGCAGCGACCCCTTAATCGGCAGCAATAACACCGAAATTGACGGCTATTTGTATTCAAGCCCGCTAAACAGAAATTTTCGCGTGTTCACCCATGAAGGCTGGCGAACGGCATTATTCAAGGAAACCGAGGGCGGTCGCGGCTTTTTGAGAACCTATGGAGCGGGCGTGGAGTATGCCAAGGGCGACACGTTGGCTACGGCGGAAATACATTATGATAATTATCGCTCGGAAGCGGTCGGCATCGATCTCGGCCTGGATTATCAAGTGAATGATCACTGGCAATTGTTCACTCGCCTCAGTAGCTTCGATAACAACATTTCGTTACGCGCGCTCAGTGCCCAGGAAGACAACACCAAGGCAAAGTCGGCTCGTCTGGGCGCGACCTACAGAGTCAACGAATCCAGATATTTCAACTTTACCCAAAGTTATTATAATTTTCGCGACGGAAATAACCGCTACGGCTCCTCCATCACCTATTACGAACGCTGGTTTAGCGGGCCGCTGTATAAGTTCGCCACCTACTTGAATCTTGGCTATTCAACCAACACCCGGCCGAACGATGGTTTTTACTTTAACCCCAAGCAAGATGCCTCGGCATTGCTGACCCTGGACAACGACTGGCTGACCTACCGCCACTACGAGACCGATTTCCACCAGCGTTTGGCGGTGACGGTCGGCAATTATTGGCAGGACACTTACGGCTCCAATATGGTCGGCAATATTCAATATGAACATCGCTGGCGGCTCGGCTCGGATTTCGAACTGAGTTATGGCGGCGTCAGAAGTTACCGTTTTTACGACGATGCCTTGACCGAAAACTGGCAGATGTATTTGACCGCCGACATACGTTTTTAA
- a CDS encoding TVP38/TMEM64 family protein translates to MHKTHLIWILPIAVAIFFLFDGPQLLSLDNIRAHRQMLIDFTERHYLMMLLACGIGYSLSTALSLPGGTVLSLLLGFLFGRWMGTLLIVVSATIGAGAVFWLARYLLADWARGRMQQSTLSQKLLDGFQADAFNYLLFLRLVPLFPFWLVNLAPAFTSVAMRTYLVTTFIGIIPGSFIFANLGQSLGGIERLDQLLSWQTLLALSLLGGLALIPVLSKRLQPKPFTD, encoded by the coding sequence ATGCACAAAACACATCTGATCTGGATCTTGCCGATCGCCGTGGCGATATTCTTTCTATTCGACGGTCCGCAACTCTTGAGTCTGGACAATATCCGCGCGCATAGGCAAATGCTGATCGATTTCACCGAGCGGCATTACCTGATGATGCTGTTGGCTTGCGGCATCGGTTACAGCCTGTCGACGGCCTTGAGCCTGCCGGGTGGCACGGTGCTGTCGCTGTTGCTGGGCTTTTTGTTCGGCCGATGGATGGGAACCCTGCTGATCGTGGTTTCAGCCACTATCGGCGCCGGGGCGGTATTCTGGCTGGCCCGTTATCTTTTAGCGGATTGGGCGCGGGGGCGAATGCAACAGAGCACGCTGTCGCAAAAGCTGCTGGACGGTTTTCAGGCCGACGCCTTCAATTATTTATTGTTCCTGCGTCTGGTGCCGTTGTTCCCATTCTGGCTGGTGAATCTGGCGCCGGCCTTTACCTCGGTAGCGATGCGCACTTATTTGGTCACTACCTTTATCGGCATCATACCGGGCAGTTTCATATTCGCCAATCTCGGCCAGTCGCTGGGCGGGATCGAGCGGCTCGATCAATTGTTGTCCTGGCAAACCCTGCTGGCCTTGAGCTTGCTGGGAGGCTTGGCCTTGATTCCGGTGTTATCGAAACGTCTGCAACCGAAACCGTTTACTGATTGA
- a CDS encoding helix-turn-helix transcriptional regulator, producing the protein MKEDVLPELGVGVTKTAAQLGVTRAAHSHIVNGRAATSADIALPGAWMNGRGRYNDYPN; encoded by the coding sequence TTGAAAGAGGACGTATTACCCGAGTTAGGTGTCGGCGTTACCAAGACCGCCGCACAGCTTGGCGTTACCCGTGCCGCACATTCCCACATCGTCAACGGCCGGGCGGCCACCAGCGCCGATATAGCACTCCCTGGAGCCTGGATGAACGGCCGCGGGCGATATAACGATTATCCGAATTAA
- a CDS encoding DUF5658 family protein: MSAFEATIEQRIVQAGMECQALVQATDDQLKADYIREKCGLNHPLSLKARVGRFFASLSASQLTLRLAVNSALILSFGGLHVADGIVTYLGLTFAELAEVNPVLNYFSGLLGLGVSICLLKLVILAVIVAIFMARRTIKSHWGTATLGMAVMFYCGVVISNMMLVAGL, encoded by the coding sequence ATGTCCGCGTTCGAAGCAACCATCGAACAACGCATCGTTCAAGCCGGGATGGAGTGCCAGGCACTGGTTCAAGCCACCGATGATCAACTGAAAGCCGATTATATCCGTGAGAAATGCGGCTTGAATCACCCGCTGAGTTTAAAAGCCCGTGTGGGTCGGTTTTTTGCATCCCTCTCCGCTTCGCAATTGACTCTGAGACTGGCCGTCAATTCGGCATTGATCTTGTCGTTTGGCGGATTGCATGTTGCGGATGGTATCGTCACCTACCTGGGACTGACGTTTGCCGAACTGGCCGAAGTCAATCCGGTGCTCAATTACTTTAGCGGCTTGCTGGGACTTGGAGTTTCTATTTGCTTGCTCAAGCTGGTCATTCTGGCTGTAATCGTAGCCATATTTATGGCTAGACGCACCATTAAAAGCCATTGGGGCACGGCAACACTGGGGATGGCCGTCATGTTCTACTGCGGGGTCGTCATCAGCAACATGATGTTGGTTGCCGGTTTGTAA
- a CDS encoding TolC family protein, which yields MLTACTPQSLPRHHQPPAPAAPANQAVSWHDYQTKNSPALVNSSSPAEDSVIDTKQTYDLPALVDLALHTHPETRVSWEEAKAAAARLERNRSTWYPTLTAMAFGQHFKNSFPIPGGALVSHGYAAFGSLDLAWTLFDFGRRDALVEAGAERLSEANFAFDRKHQEIAYRVASSFFAYQAALAKVTAAQQTFESAKTNADSVQARLKQGLATKPDLLLALQEQAKASYDLQDARGAVTQTRADLTTNLGISPAYALQLIDMSKLPLPEGLEPSVEKIVDQALEQRPDLMARLAELRAREAEVKKARAEFWPKVSLRGMVGNQYWGNVHTNPPGNENYSANDMVNTAMLNVEWTLFDGFERSNAVREAEAKKQVSQAQLDTLRLEIMRDIWKAYADTKTALEKREFALALLKAAEESYAATQESYTHGFSTVIELLSAQKDLARARYTEIDSRATLLRAAATLVYVSGGQSQGGLNTDREALGGSLPH from the coding sequence ATGTTGACGGCGTGCACGCCCCAGAGCCTTCCCCGGCATCATCAGCCACCAGCGCCGGCGGCTCCGGCCAACCAAGCAGTATCTTGGCATGATTACCAAACTAAAAACAGCCCAGCACTCGTTAATTCCAGCTCTCCAGCTGAAGATAGCGTAATCGATACCAAGCAAACTTACGATTTGCCGGCTTTGGTGGATTTAGCCCTGCACACGCACCCGGAAACCCGTGTTAGCTGGGAGGAGGCGAAAGCCGCCGCCGCTCGCCTGGAACGCAATCGCAGTACCTGGTATCCGACCTTGACAGCCATGGCGTTCGGACAACATTTTAAAAACAGCTTCCCTATTCCCGGCGGTGCGCTGGTAAGCCATGGTTATGCGGCTTTTGGAAGTTTGGATTTGGCATGGACACTGTTCGATTTCGGTCGACGTGATGCGTTGGTAGAGGCTGGCGCAGAGCGCCTGAGCGAGGCTAACTTTGCCTTTGATCGCAAGCATCAGGAGATTGCCTATCGGGTTGCCAGCAGTTTTTTTGCCTATCAGGCCGCGTTGGCCAAGGTCACTGCGGCTCAGCAAACCTTTGAATCGGCGAAGACCAACGCTGACTCGGTTCAGGCAAGACTCAAACAAGGCTTGGCAACCAAACCCGACCTGTTACTGGCGCTTCAGGAGCAGGCAAAAGCCAGTTATGACCTGCAAGATGCGCGCGGTGCCGTGACGCAGACTCGCGCCGATCTGACCACGAATTTGGGCATTTCTCCCGCTTACGCCTTGCAGCTGATAGACATGAGCAAACTGCCACTGCCAGAGGGGCTGGAGCCATCGGTCGAAAAAATTGTCGATCAGGCCTTGGAGCAACGCCCTGATTTGATGGCGCGCCTTGCCGAGTTGCGCGCCCGCGAAGCAGAAGTGAAGAAGGCGCGTGCCGAATTCTGGCCCAAGGTTTCCTTGCGAGGCATGGTGGGCAATCAATACTGGGGAAATGTACACACCAATCCACCAGGTAACGAAAATTATTCCGCCAATGATATGGTTAATACGGCGATGTTGAATGTGGAATGGACCTTGTTCGACGGCTTTGAACGCAGTAATGCCGTGCGTGAAGCAGAGGCAAAAAAACAAGTGTCCCAAGCCCAACTCGATACCTTGCGCCTGGAAATCATGCGCGATATCTGGAAAGCCTATGCCGATACCAAAACCGCGCTGGAAAAACGCGAGTTTGCTTTAGCCTTGTTGAAAGCCGCCGAAGAATCCTATGCCGCTACCCAGGAATCTTATACTCACGGCTTTTCTACGGTGATAGAGTTGCTGTCGGCGCAAAAGGATTTGGCACGAGCCCGTTACACCGAAATCGATAGCCGCGCGACCTTGCTACGAGCCGCGGCAACCTTGGTTTATGTTTCCGGCGGGCAAAGCCAAGGAGGTTTGAATACGGATAGAGAAGCATTGGGTGGCAGTCTTCCTCATTGA
- a CDS encoding MarR family winged helix-turn-helix transcriptional regulator, whose protein sequence is MSSLSTFPTVLRQLLRTHQAFLSYAARHVHLLDLTLPQYDVIITLGKTSGMQPKKLGEETLITKGTLTGVVSRLEDKGLVERLASKKDGRSQIIRLTDAGRAVYEQTFPEHLTHLGRLFDDYAPGEISKLEADLERLHQAVITARGDQVEQSDDEF, encoded by the coding sequence ATGTCCTCTTTATCCACCTTTCCAACCGTATTGCGCCAGTTACTGCGCACACACCAGGCGTTTTTGTCTTATGCGGCAAGACATGTGCACCTGCTTGATTTAACTTTACCGCAATACGACGTGATTATTACGCTGGGTAAAACCTCCGGCATGCAGCCCAAAAAACTTGGCGAGGAAACTTTGATTACTAAAGGCACGCTCACGGGCGTTGTCAGTCGACTGGAAGATAAGGGGCTTGTAGAAAGATTGGCCTCGAAAAAAGACGGCCGCAGCCAGATCATACGCTTGACCGACGCGGGTCGCGCCGTATACGAACAGACTTTCCCCGAGCATTTGACCCATCTCGGTCGTCTATTCGATGATTATGCGCCTGGGGAAATCTCAAAGCTGGAGGCGGATTTGGAGAGGCTGCATCAAGCGGTCATCACCGCTCGAGGCGATCAGGTTGAACAATCCGATGATGAATTCTAG
- a CDS encoding YtcA family lipoprotein gives MMAATHLRKAFLLASISIFLTACDPMLSLEGSFWPAWIICILSGLAASMLLMWQLVHYRLAPHLGPPLLIGPSLWALCTFVIWLVFYST, from the coding sequence ATGATGGCCGCAACGCATTTACGCAAAGCGTTTTTATTGGCGAGTATTTCGATTTTCCTGACTGCTTGCGATCCGATGCTAAGCCTAGAAGGTTCGTTCTGGCCGGCCTGGATCATCTGCATCCTCAGCGGGCTGGCGGCCAGCATGCTGTTGATGTGGCAATTGGTACACTACCGCTTGGCACCCCATTTGGGTCCACCGCTACTGATTGGGCCCAGCCTGTGGGCTTTATGCACCTTTGTTATCTGGTTGGTGTTTTATTCAACGTGA
- a CDS encoding efflux RND transporter periplasmic adaptor subunit yields the protein MENSQIDSRVLSLKNRILLGRVIGIAIVLGAVAAGSAVWHINYQNPRTNDAMVRANIVGIAPEVSGRIVELHVEDNQYVKQGDLLYVIDPRPYQARLDKAKAELLLAEKDVDSRRASSGSAEIAIERLEHQRAAANAEVKRIEAEDEYLHNYLERLGPLADKQYVTTDQLKQARSRYAASRAELADAKAKELSARSAIEEAKSDSRRAVSLIAQVGDVNARIEAARAMVTAAELDLEFCYVRAPFNAYVTNLNTREGEYAKAGAQMFALVDDRHWYVIADFKETYLQSIKPGQEAEVFLVGYPGKRYRGVVTGIGWANSPDNIKQQGVLPEVERTLNWVILASRFPVRIEIQERDPEHPLRMGMTAFVTVLDRPANRQRNAPVSTEGVSKASPPL from the coding sequence ATGGAAAATAGTCAAATCGATAGTCGAGTGTTAAGCCTGAAAAACCGGATATTGCTTGGCCGCGTCATCGGCATAGCCATCGTGCTGGGTGCGGTGGCGGCCGGCTCGGCGGTTTGGCATATCAACTATCAAAATCCGCGCACCAACGATGCGATGGTGCGGGCCAACATCGTCGGCATCGCCCCGGAAGTCAGCGGCCGTATCGTGGAATTGCATGTCGAGGACAATCAGTACGTCAAACAGGGCGATTTGCTGTACGTGATCGACCCGCGCCCTTATCAGGCCAGATTGGACAAAGCCAAGGCCGAATTGCTACTGGCGGAAAAAGACGTCGATTCACGACGTGCCTCCAGCGGTTCCGCTGAAATTGCCATCGAACGCCTGGAACACCAGCGCGCCGCCGCCAATGCCGAAGTGAAAAGAATCGAGGCGGAAGACGAGTATCTGCATAACTATCTGGAACGCCTGGGACCCTTGGCCGATAAACAATATGTCACCACCGATCAGCTGAAACAGGCGCGTTCCCGCTATGCGGCTTCGCGCGCCGAGTTGGCGGATGCGAAAGCTAAAGAGTTGTCGGCTCGTAGCGCGATTGAGGAAGCCAAAAGCGATAGCCGCCGGGCCGTATCCTTGATTGCCCAAGTCGGCGACGTCAATGCCCGTATCGAAGCAGCCAGAGCCATGGTCACGGCCGCCGAACTCGATTTGGAATTCTGTTATGTGCGCGCGCCGTTTAATGCCTACGTCACCAATTTGAATACCCGCGAAGGCGAATATGCCAAGGCCGGCGCACAAATGTTTGCCTTGGTCGATGACCGCCACTGGTATGTGATCGCCGACTTCAAGGAAACTTATTTGCAGTCGATCAAACCCGGCCAGGAGGCCGAAGTGTTTCTGGTCGGTTATCCCGGCAAGCGCTATCGCGGCGTGGTGACCGGTATCGGCTGGGCCAATTCGCCCGACAATATTAAACAGCAAGGTGTGTTGCCGGAAGTTGAGCGCACGTTGAATTGGGTGATTCTGGCATCGCGTTTTCCGGTCCGAATCGAGATACAGGAACGCGACCCCGAGCATCCGCTACGCATGGGAATGACTGCATTTGTGACTGTGCTGGATCGCCCTGCCAACAGACAGAGAAACGCCCCAGTCAGCACCGAAGGAGTCAGCAAAGCCTCGCCGCCGTTATGA
- a CDS encoding FUSC family protein — protein sequence MNNRDGRHTSGRHQSHSRFWFGTGLAQFLKAELKDSPERRVAATRLFVVSLIIALVSQTLHVPPFGAIALLICLSYDAYANAGQSLLFGLRQLGYLIITTMVSVFTLMFAGNDAWLLLSLSFIILALALFHARLIAWPTGIALWYSVAVMYTPSNPDAGIYNALWTVPLIGVLALGSWTVVHLTIKPQDPLKQLKANIAAQLLAVEHIFSVRLADSGVPSPKPEMPKHPSVGSFGKLLVLLANAELIHPSVHKHHETYQALLLEIDGLHQLTDWLDQVLAAEYRAQPMTREKLNVYLALQSACTALREGMSESHDVSGKIEGLLNDEILHRYSGQTHPSVLTALWRALQRITGLMHDLHQPVVRPKSDNAEEQTANSETHTWFPAWFGYEFWARHADSLQFGIKFSLGAILCMLIVQSLDWPDINTAIPTCLVAAQTSLGADYRLSMLRLSGAALGGLCAYFYVMVFQSQLDTIVGFALATAPFWALAAWITAGSERIAYLGRQLGFSFALFVLHDFGAVTELHLPRDRVIGILLGLIVMGVLDYALWPRRSIVLARHHSVSALRTLAKFTLRLPDVSHLLNYTLPLRLSAEKDLAVAQDLIAHAILEPDARLADKIHERTALRVVIKEANHLSGLLQVRKRYRLLSGQQFSHFPDELQQHSRAFDVSLATALEHAAQVLQGERQAIRAEVAQSQERLQQSYIEHHRIDSLPADLAMEWELRFMLDQQIVELIEKIEKTALDSVPYLQKSAPNINRF from the coding sequence ATGAATAACCGAGACGGTAGGCACACATCAGGCCGGCATCAAAGCCACAGCCGGTTTTGGTTTGGAACCGGCCTAGCGCAATTCCTGAAGGCCGAACTCAAAGACTCTCCGGAACGACGTGTCGCTGCAACTCGATTGTTCGTGGTGTCGCTAATCATCGCATTGGTTAGCCAAACATTGCACGTACCACCGTTTGGGGCGATTGCACTGCTCATCTGTTTGAGTTATGACGCCTATGCAAATGCCGGCCAATCCTTGCTGTTCGGGTTGCGCCAATTGGGCTATCTCATCATCACCACTATGGTATCGGTATTTACACTGATGTTCGCCGGCAACGATGCCTGGCTGTTACTCTCCCTGTCTTTTATCATATTGGCCTTGGCCCTGTTTCATGCCCGCCTGATCGCCTGGCCTACCGGCATTGCACTTTGGTATTCGGTAGCGGTGATGTATACCCCAAGCAACCCCGATGCAGGCATCTACAACGCCCTATGGACCGTCCCGCTCATTGGCGTGCTGGCATTGGGTTCATGGACCGTGGTGCACCTGACCATTAAGCCACAAGATCCGCTGAAACAGCTTAAAGCCAACATTGCAGCACAACTGCTGGCAGTGGAGCACATTTTCAGCGTGCGTTTGGCCGATAGCGGAGTGCCTAGCCCTAAGCCAGAAATGCCGAAACATCCGAGTGTCGGTAGCTTCGGCAAATTATTGGTTTTGCTGGCAAACGCTGAACTCATTCATCCCTCTGTGCATAAACACCATGAGACTTATCAAGCCCTGTTGCTGGAAATTGACGGTTTGCACCAGCTAACGGACTGGCTTGATCAGGTTTTGGCGGCGGAGTATCGCGCCCAGCCGATGACTAGGGAGAAATTAAATGTCTATCTGGCCCTGCAAAGTGCCTGTACCGCGCTGCGAGAAGGGATGTCAGAATCGCACGATGTTTCCGGGAAAATAGAGGGATTGTTGAACGACGAGATATTACACCGCTATTCCGGTCAAACCCATCCATCGGTGTTAACTGCCTTGTGGCGTGCCCTGCAACGGATTACCGGGTTGATGCATGATTTACATCAACCGGTAGTACGGCCTAAGTCTGATAACGCAGAAGAACAGACCGCCAATAGCGAAACTCATACTTGGTTTCCAGCCTGGTTCGGCTACGAGTTTTGGGCTAGGCACGCCGACAGCCTGCAATTTGGGATAAAGTTTTCCCTGGGTGCCATACTTTGCATGCTGATAGTGCAAAGTCTGGATTGGCCGGATATCAATACCGCCATACCCACCTGTCTAGTTGCCGCTCAGACCAGTCTCGGTGCCGACTACCGGCTATCAATGTTGCGCTTGTCGGGCGCTGCTTTGGGCGGGCTTTGCGCTTACTTTTATGTGATGGTGTTTCAGTCTCAACTCGACACTATTGTCGGTTTTGCACTGGCGACGGCTCCGTTCTGGGCCTTGGCCGCCTGGATAACTGCTGGTAGCGAACGTATTGCCTATCTGGGTAGGCAATTGGGTTTTTCGTTTGCGCTGTTTGTGTTGCACGATTTCGGCGCAGTGACAGAACTCCATCTGCCGCGAGACCGAGTGATCGGAATTTTGCTTGGTTTGATTGTGATGGGCGTGCTCGACTATGCGCTCTGGCCGCGGCGTTCGATTGTGCTGGCGCGCCACCATAGCGTATCGGCATTGCGTACGCTCGCTAAGTTCACCCTCCGGCTACCGGATGTCAGTCATTTGCTGAACTATACCTTGCCGTTGCGCCTGTCGGCGGAAAAAGATCTGGCGGTGGCTCAGGACTTGATAGCCCACGCAATATTGGAACCGGATGCACGTTTGGCTGACAAAATTCACGAAAGGACAGCGCTCAGGGTGGTTATCAAAGAAGCCAACCATTTGTCCGGCTTGCTGCAAGTACGAAAACGCTATCGATTGCTAAGTGGTCAGCAATTCAGCCATTTCCCCGATGAACTGCAACAACATAGCCGTGCTTTTGACGTATCGCTGGCAACTGCCCTGGAGCATGCCGCGCAGGTATTGCAAGGTGAACGTCAGGCTATCCGCGCCGAGGTTGCCCAAAGCCAGGAGCGTCTTCAACAAAGCTACATCGAACACCATCGTATCGACAGCTTGCCGGCCGATTTGGCCATGGAATGGGAATTACGATTCATGCTGGATCAACAAATAGTAGAGTTGATAGAGAAGATCGAAAAAACAGCGCTGGATTCTGTTCCATATCTTCAAAAATCTGCTCCGAATATTAATAGATTCTAA